AAGCCCACGACTAAACTGTATCTACCACCAACCACtaagccaccgccgccaccaccagcaccaccaagtaATGTCTCAATAGTATTCGCACTATTTCTATTTACTCAACGGTTGCTACTTTCAATAATCGTTTCAGAACAATGCTCGGCCTGCGAACGGTTAGTCGTAGTGGCACCTTGCTGTGAGCCGACCTGCGAGAATGATTGCTCCAGCGTATCCTCCTGCCCAGTGGTGCTTGTCGCATCGCAACCTACCTGCGCCTGCCAGCCCGGACTTGTTCGACACCAAGGACACTGCATCGAACCGGCGGCTTGCCCAAGAAGTGTATCGAGATATCAATTATACGCGCCCGTCGGTACGGTGTGCGCTCGATGTTCCGGAAACACGATCCAGCACGGTCACCATCCAGCGATAATCTCTGCTGTACCAGCGGAATGTAACGAGGACCACTATCCTTCGTATCTGCCGGAAGATGCTGTGTGCTAGACGAAAAGCGGACCATCGACAGTGACCGTAAAATGGCccaaaaataaatggaaaataacttcagtaaaaaattaaaatgattttttggaaTTCAGTATCCATCCCTTCACAACAGGATTGCTCTTTTTATCGAAAGTTTTCCGCTGACTAATGGTacggccgatcgatcgatcgattagtctCTGGTGATCGATCgcggttggttggaaaatctTCTGCCCCTCTTCGCAAGAGTGCTacgttgaaaatattttctacTTTTTAGTTAATTAACAATGGAATCTTAAGAATTACTGCGAACTAATAACTGTTGAAGACTGATTCTCTTATGATCAGTAATAATAGGTTATTCCTTACCGCCTCTTTATCACAGAGTGAgaaagctgatgatgatgataactaATGCGATCCAGAGAACATACCTTTGAACAGATGAAGAAGATCACGTGAGATGCTCTGTTTGACGAGATATCACATAACGATGCTGCATATCCTACAGACGCTTTACTATGAACTATCGCAAAGAAATGTTTTGAGTAGTTAAACGTACGGGCAACTACGGGCAGTTATTCAGCTTCCAGTTGGCCTGTAAAAGCGTATAGAAATTGTACCCAGACTCACAACACGACAACGCAGGACCACGGACGAAGAAGGACTACTAGCCTCTTGTAGGATAAGACTACTGAATACAATACACAGataagcaaaaataataatgtacTTCATCTCACGTCCGAACGACTAGCATCTGGACCATTAATCTCAAGAGCTTGGTCAGCTCGTTGTTAATGATGTTTGTTGTAACACCAAGAGAGTGGTGTTACAGGTGAAGGAAGAGAACATACATCAGTCTTGTAGTAGGTGCCACAGAGAGAACACATTGTACAGTTACCCGGAGCATCTCCTATTTGTCTCCATGGGAGGCACGTTTTGTACTTATTGTTATATCCCTGCTATCAGCGACGCTGGGAGCGCCGAGTGTACTGGAAGCCTGGCGACGAGGGAATCGGTTTTTTGCCCAAAAAACTTCCCCAGCCTAATCATGTTGTACCTCCCGCAAACGGTGCATTCCGCGCAAGGGCGCACGCTGCGGAACGTTCCCCCTTGGAAGATAGGCCACTGCCCAGCGCGTGTTTGGTAGTGGCCGGCTTTCAGTGCCCACGCCACGCACGATCGAACGGGACAGGAAGCGGCCTTTGGCATGGCACGCTTTGAATGTGCGTGGTATCGTGCGGGGCTGGTTGCGAGCccctgttttttgtgtgtcatcGAAAGGCTATGATTGCTGGGATTGCTTCAAACACCATTTATACCGGGATCGtgctggaatggaaataaaacgATGGCAGCTTGCTTGGATGTGGGGTATGGTGCTATCGTGTTCACCTGAGGAGTAGGTGTTGTTGGCAGTGTGGGTGGGGCGGGGACAGTGTGTATCGGGACGGGTTGGTGGTATAAAACACGGGCGGAACTGGCAGGATAGTATCATTCGGCTTTGCATTGGCCAGCCGGTAACGTAGGAAGAAAGCAAAGAGAAACCATGAAGCTGTACATCGCCGCACCGTTGGCGATCGTGCTGATCATCGCTGCTGGGGCGGAAGCCGGAAGGCGAGACGACCACAGTTAGTAGAGACGCGGAGTACGAAGGACGAGACTGCACGGATCAATattgaacttttttttatatcgtGTCCCATTCTCCTTTAGCCAATGAATGTGGCGAGCACGAGGTAATAGTGCCATCGCCGCCAGCGTGTGAGGATACGTGCGACTACGAGTGCGATAAGGATAAATACAGTTGTACCAACGTAGTGTACAAACCGACCTGCGTCTGCTTGAAGGGATTCGTGCGCCTGCACGGCAAATGTGTGCCAAAGTCGCACTGTCCGCCAAGGTGCGAATCGGAGTCTTACGAGCATGGTGAACGGCCGTACTACCGCAAACAGGAACCGGAACGGTGCCCCTGTGGAAAGACACCCATCACGTACGAAGACGACAGCTACGAGTCGGAAGAGGTGCTGCCGTGCGGTTGCCATAAACCAACTTACCGTACCTACGAGAAGCCAGAGCCAAAGCACAAGAAGCCCGAACCATGTTACGAAAAGCCGGAACCGTACCATCACAAACCTGAAACATACAAGCACAAGCCAGAACCATGCTATGAAAAGCCGGAACACTACAAGCCAAAGCCAGAACCATGCTATGAAAAGCCGGAACACTACAAGCCAAAGCCAGAACCATGCTATGAAAAGCCGGAACACTACAagccgaaaccggaaccgtgCTATGAAAAGCCGGAACACTACAagccgaaaccggaaccgtgCCATCCCAAACCGGAACCGTGCCATCCCAAACCGGAACCGTGCCATCCCAAACCGGAACCGTGTCATCCCAAACCggaaccaaccaccacgacTCCTGCGCCACCGCCCAAAACCACACCTGAACCAAGTGAGAACGTTCGTTCCACTGGCCGGATCGCGATGGATCGTACGTGTGGCCCGTTGCTAATGTTGTGTCTGCActcttttttattgcttcttttCAGAGAAATGCTGTGCCTGTGAGCATCTGGTCCTGGCGCGTCCCTGCTGTGAACCGACGTGCGACAACGACTGCTCGGCGGTTAActgcccgctgctgctggtgcccgaACCAACTTGCGCCTGTCTGCCCGGATACGTGCGTTACAATGGACACTGCATCACGCAGGCATCCTGCCCTCGCAGCGTGTCCCGCTATCAGCTGGTGGTTCCGAAGACCGCTGCCTGCCAGCACCAGTACGTGTACGCCGTTTAGAATCCGCGAGGTCGACCCGGAACAATACTCCAACAATGTAACAGGACGAGTGGCCAATTGATAATAAAAACGCCAAAGCGCATTGCAAACTAGCTAATCGATGTACCAATAATTGTTTACATGGGTTTGGAAGCGGTTCTCGGATCGGAAAAATTGCTTTCCGTAGGTTCTTCTAGTGATGGCTTGCTCGTGATCACAGGAGTCTAGTGTGATGAGAAAAATTTTGTACTCCTACAGCCATTTTTGTACTTTTTCATTTGTGCAGATCCATGATAATCATGATGCTTACGGTGGCGCCTTTAATCACTTACTGAAGTTTCTTTGATGCTTCTCCATATCTCCATAACAGAGTCGTCTACTACAGTTCTGCTGCACAGTATTATAAAAGTTAATTCATTCTATTGCTTGGTCGTTTATTAGGACTTTACAAACACAGTTCTAGGGTCAATAATGCATATCTAAGCTTCACGTAATTCCCTTAGCTTGACTGATTTGCACATTCTTCCACTGCATCCTCCTTCGAAAGACAAACCATATCAACTCAATTACTGTAGTAATGCTAAACATTTTCAGATACCTGAGAATTCCTTCAGCTGTGCATCGTTCACAAGCATGTAGTGTTCAGCTTAACCCAGCAACGATTTACAAAACACATATTGGTAGCTTTATGCCTATGAATTTCTTCACATTCAACAAACTTCTCCTTATAATCTATCTGTTTCttgttcaaatattttttattcacaTAAACTATCCAAAGATATATCTCCTTCCAGTTGCTTTTTTCGACTCCAGTGTTTTGTGCCGTCGACAGTACACAGCGAAACAGCTGGGACGGATGTTTATGTTCCAACAGCATACACGTTATCTTGTAGTAGACCCGACCGTACTGCTCAGCCCAGCTTGAGCTATAGCTACCCCAAAAAATAGGCAATGTCGACGGGGCCCCATTCCTGACCGAAGCTGGTTCGAACTTATCAACCCAAGAGGGTCTCGTGCAACCTTGCCACTTTGGCTATCATCCAGCTACGGTGGTAGTAGCATGGTGATGCGGTTTTCGGCGCAGGCAAAAGAAAGGTGAGCGCGTGCGCGTATGGCACGCAAAACGTGCCGGCCCGCGCGCTTATCTATCGCAGCGTAAAACACCTATAAAGCGAAGCGATCTCACTGCTGGCCGGGCTATAGCCCAACGAGCAGCAACCGCGGGCACTGGGCATGGTGTCATCTTGAGCGCGAAACACAGGATCCATCGGCATCATGCGACGGTACAGGCAACGCCACTTGCTCGCGACGATTGTCTGCTGGTATACCGTAGTGCTGATCAGTGTACAGTGCGCCACCTATCCACAATGTGAATCCTCCGGATCTGGTAAGTACggcaagagcaagagcgagTCGTTGGGCTAATCATAGCACTAACTGCAACTACAGATACCGAGTGCTCACCGTACGAGATACTGAAGCCCGACAAGCCATGCTGTGAGCCGACCTGCGAGGACGATTGTTCACATGCGATCTGCCGACGCAACCCGGAATACAGTCAACCGATACCAACCTGTGTCTGCCAACGGGGATTTGTGCGACACGAGAACGTCTGTATTCCGCGGCACATGTGCCCTGGCGCGGAAGGCAGTGATTGTAAGTATTCACGTCGCTCGTTGCATGGATAGATCGTCTTTAACTCGAACCTTTCCTTCCAAACGTTTCATCTAGGCACTGGTCTACGTTTCCATCAGTCCTTCCGTCCTGTGCCTCAGGTGAAACCCTGTgtgacaacgacgacatcacctcctccaccaccggcaactCCAACAATAACCTGCGGTAGACACGAACAGCTTAGCCAGTGCCGGCCACTGTGTGTGTCGACGTGTGAGAAGGACTGCAGCAAGGTGGCCGTTCCGGAGATCTGCATACCGGAAACGAGTTGCATTTGTAAACCGGGATATGTGCGCCACGATGGTGCCTGCATCAAGAAGTGTGACTGCCCGAGCCGGCCTCCACCGAAGCCGGTGTCCGTTGAGTACGTCGATTTTGAGGTGATGTCCGCGGGCTCGATGGAATCGGACGAGCTGTACGATTATCGGCCTGTGCCAAAGTTTGAACGCAAAAACGGGAAACAACCAAACGCATTACCGGCGGCGGTTGTTTCAACATGTCCCAAACCGGAGAAGCACACTACACCTAAGCCATCTCGACCGCCGTATAGGGGCCATGATGGTCATGGGACGGTTTACCCTTACATTTATCCTCCGATGTGTCCCTGTAAGTTGCACAGGCCCCTAATTACACCGGCCAAGCTGCCAGACAAGCATTCATACGAAAGCACCGAGGAAGATACGGATATTGTACCGTACGCCGTACCGGCTACGAGCCGTGCGGCAGCTTCCTACCAACAGTTGTCGGATCCGCGAGGGCAGTTGGTGCCACAGAACACGCCATTGGTGGGCCCGGAtgtgcaccagcagccacgATTGACTCTACCGCGCAATCGGGGTGGCTGTAATGAAGAGTTGAAGCAGTTGGTCAACGCGCTCGATCGCGCATATCATCATACCCCATCGAATGCTCCTTCATATGACGATTTCCAAAAATCCAAGTTTGCTGCTCTTGCCAAAAAGTCCAAGTTACCGGAGATCAGCGTGATCGGAGTGCAGCCGTCTCGGGGCTCCTTTTCTGAGATAGTTCGGCGTAATTAATGTgtgtaataaattatttaaactatttttaaacatatttcacACCTGTGCAAAGAGCTGGATAAATTATTCGTGCAAAATTTTCGCATGCTGGTACAAAACCGCCGTTTCAAATTTCTCGATGAAAAGATAAAAAGTTTCGTCGACTGTCGAACGATGGGTCGTAAACACGGGACACGGGTCCCGGTGTTGACGTTTCGTCGGTTTGTTTTGTCCACGTCAAAACGTTTCACGAAATCGGATTTTTGGAATTTctgttcaatattttgccTGATTTTGCGCCGGTTTTTCGATAAATCAGTATTACCAGCACGTTCACAATAGCCGCGCAACCATGGACTCGTTATTGGTAAGCATTGCCGCGGCCTGGCCCCTGTCGAACATCGCTGAACCGGTGGCTTTGTTCTGTTGCCTTCTCCAGGAACCTACCCTGTACACCGTTAAAGGAATGTGTATCCTGGACATAACCGGTGAGCGGGTGCTGGCCAAATACTACGACAAAACCATCTTCCCCACGGTCAAGGAGCAGCGGGCGTACGAGAAGAATCTGTCGGAGAAAACGTACCGCCAGGACACGGAGATCATCATGCTGGACGGGTTGACGTGCGTGTGCAAAAGCAACGTGGATCTGTACTTCTACGTGATGGGCAGCACGCAGGAGAATGAGCTGATACTGCTGTCCGTGCTGAACTGCCTTTACGACACCGTAAGCATGATACTGAAGAAGAACGTCGAGAAGCGCAGCCTGATGGAGAACCTGGACATCGTGATGCTAGCGTTTGACGAAATTTGTGACGGCGGGTGAGTTATTCGATTCCGGTTGCCCCTGCGAACcgatttttatcttttatgtGCCTCCTCATTGCAGCATCATCTTGGATGCGGATCCATCGTCCGTGGTGAAACGCGTGGATCTACGAAACGACGACATTCCGATCGGCGAACAGACAGTTGCCCAGGTAACTAATGCCATTCATGGCTTGTTTTGGTGAACGAGTTGTGAAGCCGAAGCGCACCGCCATATGCACCCGTTTGCATCTGCACTGTGATCGATGAAAGTGATACCTAAACGAGCACCAGACCTGCCGTGAGATTCATTATTATTCTAATGGGCGTGCCTTCTTGCAGGTGTTACAATCGGCCAAAGAACAGCTGAAATGGTCGCTACTCAAGTGAATCTGttccatggtggtggtcggtgttgTTGATGGGAAATCCCGGGTGACTGGAGGATCGGATGTACTAGTTGCGAGCCACACGGTACGATGTAATCACCTCCTGTGACCGGTAACCGCTGTCATTAGCTAGATAAGTGATGGAATTCCATGTAAATCGATTATCATCATAGTAGCCGGCGATTGCGTTTGCTGGCTGATCCGATTTTCATCGAGTGTTTCGCGAGACTCGTTTCAGTTGCAGATTATTTCCTGAAACTAATCTTAAATATTAAGTataccaaaacacacatacaaacggcCCGGTTCACTGATCTGTTATGAAACCTCGTATCTGCGGACTAATCCGAAACGCACGCCATCGTCTCGTGCGTGATCTCAGTACCCCTGCACCAGGTGAGTTAACTACGTTACTACGCGTCGCGAATATGCATCGAATACGCACACTACGATCGTGAGCCGCCGTTAGCGCGAGAAAGAGGATTGTATAAACTTTAAACAATCGATACTTGAGTCAATTACGGCAATTTAAGCGATAGCAATGTAAGAGGTTTGTCaatgttttcttctctcctcaTAACTGGTTCATAGGATACGGAATGCATAGTTTTTGGACACGACGGAAGAACGTGATTCCTTTCGTTCTTCCCATAGTCATAGTGAGCAGGAAGCGATGTAGCGAGTAACCATCATCAATACGATAGACGGCGGTCTATTAATCACACGGTTACAACAGGTCAGCTATGAGTGTTAGGACCTTGGGTTGGAGCTGACCAAAGTTCGCGGGGAATTTTCTCTCCACCCGAAAAGAGCACGTACGATGCGGGTTGCGTACTTCAAGTGGCAGTTTCGTTATCAGCAAACTTAAGTAATAATTGGATTAGCGCTACACCCACCATCGATCGTGCTATCAGTGGCACCCGCCAACCGCATTACGGTGTCCCTTGGACACTTTCACCATCATAAACCCGATCGAGTGAGAGAGTGGGGTTCAAAGAGGGGAGGCGGCTGCAGATAATGGAACGTAAACAATAATCTTCCCAAAAAACTCCCCGTTCGATAATTGTCCCTCCTTTTTGTGCGCTCCTGGTGATACCACACGACACGGTGGGGTGCCTCttcccggatgatgatggaccatCCCAACgtattgtatgtgtgtgcgtttgtttgctgtccATGGCGGCCTCATATcgaccttctttttctccattaCTATCACCGATGGAACGGTCCGATCTGTTGGGGCTGATAATGATGCCCCTTGCCGTCGCTTTTTAACGAAGAGTATGCTTGTGTGCTtggtgctgcagcaccagctgcgGGGCCCTTCAAGTAGGTTGTCTACGCCGCTGCCACCTCCAACCATTTTGAGTGTGTATAGTAGAAGAGTGTGGCACGGTACCCCATTCGTGGCAGTTGCAATTCGAAAGCGGAACTCATCGGAGGCATCATAACGTGGCTAGGAAAAAGGTGtgcgcaacaaacaacagagTGATTGTTCTTTGGAGTTACGATCGAGAACCGTAAGCCAGAGCGTGTGGATATAACTATAGTTCGGTTCGAAAAACAAGTAAATTCGAGATACGAGAGCCAAGAAGGACTAACAACTCATTGGTGACCTCAAAACAggaagaaattgttaagatgATCTGAATGTGATAAGTGCACTGGTTTGATAAGTGCATTCGATACGTGCGTGCACACACGGAGCAGGTCGGTCGTATCGAGTTGTTAAGTGAAAACTAACTCTTCAACAAACTCCCCACCTCGTCACGAagtgtttcactttcgttatAAGTCGGCGTACAAATACCGTGAAACGATATTCGGAGATCCTTCTTCGGAAATTGTTTAGATCCTTTTAGAAGGTAAGTTATACCCGCACATTAATTTGGGGTAATATTCTATTTAAATTCAGCCACGGGCTGAATCGCCTACTCGATTTCGCATTCGTTTTTCGTGTCCACATTTGTCCTTGAAGAGCAGCATGTGCGCAACACTCATTGAAGCTTCTAGAGAATTGATAAATACCGTAGTACGCCCGCGCCAAGCCTTTCTAATCCTCCGATGCTTCACCGCAACGGCTGCAGCGTGCAGTCACCGTAATTCACCGAATGAGTCGACGAGCCCCCATCTGTCCATCAATCCATCCTGGTTCTGGTTTATGGGTAAAGCTCTTTTTAATCACTGAACGACAGTGCTTcccccaccggcaccgacttGTGCAAGAATACTTGTTGACCCACACGTGAAAGCCTTTCAGCTTAACAGTTGTACTCAATGTCTTGTCATGTCCCGACATCACCGTATCGGGTAACTAGTTCCTCATTAAATGACGTCAACggttggcatcatcatcacaaaacGCGGATCCTCATAAATGTTCTTCCAGCTGCACGCCTTAGCGGCCTGTTTTAGAGCTCATTTCCGGCAAGTGTTTTCAAGAGCAATCGTTTCCCAGCATGAATGAAACTGTTTGGAGCTTGTCAATGATGAGTCAATGCTGGCCATGTGTGTCCTGGTCGCGGGTCTACGATGGTAGACACGagtgatgacgataatgatgatggagtgATATAAGGCAAATATTGTTTTGCCTAATGACGATTGCGCTGTATTCGCACGCGGGCTAAAAGTAGACCCGGGGCAGGCGACCAACGGGATCACTAGATTGGCCACTTCAGGACACGGAAAACACCGGTTTTCCAGACATTGTCCCTACCACTTCTTTTCAGCCCTTCATTATCATTCCGGGTATGCGCTTATTGCCTGCCGGCAAACACTTGTTAATGGTCGATAGCGCAATGTTCGTTGTGTTTTGCGTGCTGATAAAGCCCGACCGTCAGCAATCAGCGTAATGAAGTTTCACGCACCCGCGGGATATACCCTACGGGGGCATTATCTCGTGGAGAAAGTACTGTGCTTGTTGATACCATCGTTTGCCAAGCACATTGCACAATTTAGTAGCCATATTATCGTGGGCATTAACATATGTTAGAACATCGGAGCAGGAGTAATATCAACTTAATTGGTGTGTAGTTTTGGTTTACTGATTGCAAGGATTCTAGAATCTTGGTGACCTTACGAAACATCTACATTACATCTTACAATCTTATCTGGAACATTTAAATTGTTGCAGCGATTGTGCTCTGAAATGCCAGAGAGAATGCGTCATCCTTTGTTCGATCTAAATATCATTTGCCCTTGCGCGTGTTCGCGATCACGTGTCCTTCCGGTACGATAGCCGATATCAAGTTTTCGGCATCTTCAAAACTGCATCTCCCCATCGACCGGCACAGAGATATGTTAAGCTGACATGGTCCCAACAACCGTGGTAGCCCGATCGCAACTCAGGAAATGTAAAAATCCCAAGTTCACGTTCCACTGGACACTGGTCATCGGTTTTGTTCGGTCTGCAGACCATAGACCGCCGTGCTGCCACGACCACAGAATCATTTTGGCCAAGATCATCAGACACTGATACGGGAGCGAATGATAACCAATCGGGGCTCCAATCGGCTGCACAGTACACACACTTTGTCTGCGACGTCCTGAGACTGACCAGAAGTTAATTACATTAAAAACTCACAGGTTTCTCTGTCACTCTCGCGTGCATTGCTATTTTTAATAGACACTTTCGGCACGAGTCCGGCCATTCGGTGCTGTGACAGTCAACCGgatcgacgaccgacgacgacatgctGCTGATCGACTGCTTCCGTCGGCCCTCGCATGAACTGCAGACTCGCAAGAAGCAATCCTCGAAGGAGATCGTCCAGCGATGTCCCTCGATCCGTGATCCGGTGAAGatactgctgctcggtgcaggCGAATCGGgcaaaaccaccatcatcaagcagATGCGCATTCTGCACGTTCAGAATAGCTACAGCTTCGAGTGAGTATACAACGAAGTACACAGGGTATGTGTCCTTGGTAATCGTGACTAATACATgggattccatttttccctaTGAACAGTGAGCGGTTGGAGAAGCTGGCGGATCTCTACGAGAACATCCACGAGTCGATCTACGAGTTAGTACGTGAAGCGatccttctcgatctcgagttTGATTCGGCCACCAATCAACGATGTGCGGAGTACATCCTAAGACTGGGCCGGCAGCCACCTTGGACGCTCTCGGTGGAGTACGTCCAGTGCGTACGGTTGCTCTGGGCGGATTCGGGCATTAGACGGTGCTACAAACGGGCCAATGAGTTCCAGCTCAACGATAGTGCCAAGTAGTAAGTAGTGTCCTTGTGGATCGTAAAATCCCGATATGCTTACCCTTCCTTGTGTTTTCAGCTTTTTGGATCGTGTAGAAAAGATCTCAATGCCCGGCTACATACCCTCGAACGGGGACATACTGAACTGTCGGAAAACGACGACCGGTATCCAGGAGACGCGTTTCAACGTACGCATGCcggcgtcggtcggtggagGCTTCCAGGAGTTTCGAATGTTCGATGTCGGTGGCCAACGGCACCACCGGAGCAAGTGGATGCAGGCCTTCGAGGGTGTGCACGCCGTGCTGTTCCTCATCTCGTGCGGTGGCTTCGATCAAACGTTACGCGAAGATCCGAAGCAGAATCGACTGACCGAAGGTTTCGAGCTGTTCCGTGGTGTGTGGCACAATCGGTTTTTGGCCGAAACCGGCGTGATCGTGTTCCTCAACAAGCAAGACGTTCTCGAGCAGAAGTTGCTGGCGGGAAAATCGATTAGAACGTACTTTCCCGAGTATGACGATTACGTGGCATTCGCTGATAAGGATCAGCTGTACGACGAGCTGGCACGTACGCGATCCTTCATACGCTCGAAGATGGTGGTAAGTGGCTTGGCCGTAGGCCGGCGTAAAGCCAAACAAATCTTAATTGCACAGCTAATGTTTGTTCGCTACATTACGCAGGACATTACAAATGAGCCTCCGCGAAGAACATCGCACCTAATCGGACGGAAACGAAGCTGTTATTTCCACTTTACCATCGCTACCGATACGCAGAATGTGCGAACCGTGTTCAACGATGtgcaaaacattgttttagCGAAAAATCTCTCCAACATCAGTGTACTGTAACGGCAGCCAGACACGTGGCCGATAGTTGTGCTTCCCGTTGCTCCGTTTATGTGTTTAATGCAAATCTCAGAAATAGCACCACTGCATAGATAGGAATCGTTTAGAATCAGGGAGATACAAATTAACTGAAAGGTCGATGTTTCTGCTAAACGAGTCTACAAGCTACAAGTGGTAATAAATTTATTACAAAGCAATTCTTTTGCATGTGCCGTTACTTAACGTTAACTTAGGGTAATATTTCATGTCATAGAAAACGCGTTTCATGTTCTGGACCACGTTATTATGCAAAAATCTACCGCGGTTAGAAAGTTAATTAACTTAAGTTGCGTATCTTGTTTTGTcgatgataaaaaaatgatagaaaaataaaatattatttattgcaCTGTATAACTATCAATTATTGTACAtaattattaataaaaattTTTGTTcgaccaaaagtattgccatctcatcagccgtttctttcgcgctcatacacaaaactgctcgatctggagctcgtatagcgctgtttcatcggaagtctcgctctctcctacactcagcataggaatcgtggtttgtagggaaGTGGTGTGCGATTTCGAGCGCTTGAGCGCATTCGAGCAGTGCTTAAGGCGTGTGTCAACAACGCGCGTGTAACTACACGAATTGTTTAGGGCAGGTATATTAGAGGCACCTCAGCCGAAACGCGTGCGTATTCGTTCgatcttgttgttgcttttcttgttgttCTCTTATGCCGGTaaaatctgctgctgctgtccgcaattattgaaaattaatttccggTGAATCTCCGTTTTTCTCGGTGTCAGCAGGTTGTTGGGTGGAAAAGCACGGTTCCAATCCACGgaaaaacgcgcgcgcggtaAGCCTTCAATTGCTGGTGTGTCCTGGTGCCCGCCAAATGTGTGCAGGGCAAAAAACACGGTCGTGCGGTGGGGGTGCGGGGATTCTGTGACAAAACGTGCGCTTTAGTGACATCAATTTtggaatgcaaaaacaaaagtaaataCCGCCGaagagtgcgtgcgtgcgtgtgagtgtgtgcgtgtgcgtgtgcgagtgcTTTCTCCAAAAAGAGAAACCGTCGTGTCGAGCGGTTGCGGCTGTCCATTTTCTaacatcttcctcctcctcattcaCGGTCCAGCTTTTCGCATCCGTAGACTACGTGCCGGGGGTgtgggggcggtggtggtggtgatggttgcggCGGCCGTacgcaaccgaaaccccgtaTCCATCCATTTGCACCCATGAGTAAGAACGAGAGCTGCAGCTCAGCGCGAGAGCATGACGCGCCCGGTGATATCATAGCCGgatcagcaccaacagcagagatGTGGGCCTCCACCGGTCCATGGTCGAAAAACCGTTTGGAACACCGCTATGGGCGAGAAAATCTCCACTAAAATGCATTTTGCAGCGGGACTCGTCTGTGGCATTTTATTGGGCCCCGTGCGAATCTAACGGACACCTCACCGATGCCACGAGCCACGCTCACAGTTATTCCACGttttggaataaattaatgATGCCATTG
This sequence is a window from Anopheles darlingi chromosome 3, idAnoDarlMG_H_01, whole genome shotgun sequence. Protein-coding genes within it:
- the LOC125955305 gene encoding guanine nucleotide-binding protein G(f) subunit alpha, whose protein sequence is MLLIDCFRRPSHELQTRKKQSSKEIVQRCPSIRDPVKILLLGAGESGKTTIIKQMRILHVQNSYSFDERLEKLADLYENIHESIYELVREAILLDLEFDSATNQRCAEYILRLGRQPPWTLSVEYVQCVRLLWADSGIRRCYKRANEFQLNDSAKYFLDRVEKISMPGYIPSNGDILNCRKTTTGIQETRFNVRMPASVGGGFQEFRMFDVGGQRHHRSKWMQAFEGVHAVLFLISCGGFDQTLREDPKQNRLTEGFELFRGVWHNRFLAETGVIVFLNKQDVLEQKLLAGKSIRTYFPEYDDYVAFADKDQLYDELARTRSFIRSKMVDITNEPPRRTSHLIGRKRSCYFHFTIATDTQNVRTVFNDVQNIVLAKNLSNISVL
- the LOC125955707 gene encoding uncharacterized protein LOC125955707, yielding MKLYIAAPLAIVLIIAAGAEAGRRDDHTNECGEHEVIVPSPPACEDTCDYECDKDKYSCTNVVYKPTCVCLKGFVRLHGKCVPKSHCPPRCESESYEHGERPYYRKQEPERCPCGKTPITYEDDSYESEEVLPCGCHKPTYRTYEKPEPKHKKPEPCYEKPEPYHHKPETYKHKPEPCYEKPEHYKPKPEPCYEKPEHYKPKPEPCYEKPEHYKPKPEPCYEKPEHYKPKPEPCHPKPEPCHPKPEPCHPKPEPCHPKPEPTTTTPAPPPKTTPEPKKCCACEHLVLARPCCEPTCDNDCSAVNCPLLLVPEPTCACLPGYVRYNGHCITQASCPRSVSRYQLVVPKTAACQHQYVYAV
- the LOC125955325 gene encoding coatomer subunit zeta-1, giving the protein MDSLLEPTLYTVKGMCILDITGERVLAKYYDKTIFPTVKEQRAYEKNLSEKTYRQDTEIIMLDGLTCVCKSNVDLYFYVMGSTQENELILLSVLNCLYDTVSMILKKNVEKRSLMENLDIVMLAFDEICDGGIILDADPSSVVKRVDLRNDDIPIGEQTVAQVLQSAKEQLKWSLLK